The Arachis hypogaea cultivar Tifrunner chromosome 16, arahy.Tifrunner.gnm2.J5K5, whole genome shotgun sequence genome contains a region encoding:
- the LOC140180015 gene encoding secreted RxLR effector protein 161-like: MDVKITFLNGDLKKKVYMKPPLGYSCSPNKVCLPRKSLYGLKQAPREWFEKFSNTISNLDFSCSLYDFDGIIDLKASLHHHFEIKDLGSLSYFLGLKVISSNDGICLSQANQFLSAPRTTHYAIVLRIFRYIMGTMFQDLHFSTQSFLTLHAYSDADWVGDLTDRRSTNRYCLFLGDFLISWHAKKQTFTAQSSTEAEYHVLADTSAEVVVICWLLEDLGVPQTSPTDICCDNRSVI, from the exons atggatgtgaaaaTTACTTTTCTTAAtggtgatttgaaaaagaaagtctaCATGAAACCTCCTTTAGGATATTCTTGCTCTCCTAACAAAGTTTGTCTTCCTCGTAAGTCACTTTATGGTCTTAAGCAAGCACCTCGAGAATGGTTTGAAAAGTTTAGCAACACTATCTCCAATCTCGATTTCTCTTGCAGTCTTTATGATTTTGATGGCATAATTGATCTTAAGGCCAGCCTCCACCACCACTTTGAGATAAAAGATCTTGGATCTCTTAGTTATTTTCTTGGTCTTAAAGTCATCTCGTCAAATGATGGCATTTGTCTTTCTCAAGCAAA TCAGTTCTTATCAGCACCTCGCACTACTCATTATGCTATTGTTCTACGAATCTTTCGCTACATCATGGGTACTATGTTTCAGGATCTTCATTTTTCAACTCAGTCTTTTTTGACTCTTCATGCATATTCTGATGCTGATTGGGTTGGTGATCTCACTGATCGACGTTCTACTAATCGCtattgtttgtttcttggtgATTTTCTTATCTCCTGGcatgccaagaaacaaactttTACCGCTCAATCAAGCACCGAAGCAGAATACCATGTTCTGGCTGACACTTCTGCTGAAGTAGTTGTGATTTGTTGGCTTCTTGAAGATTTGGGGGTCCCTCAAACTTCTCCCACTGATATCTGTTGTGATAATAGAAGTGTCATTTAG